GCCACGGCGCGGGTTTCAAAGGCCTGCTTGCCCGTTATTTCGGTTAAGCACACTGTTGCGGCGGCCGGCTGTCACGTACGGCGGAACGGTTGCCGCAGTAAAGCAGTAAAACCGAAATAGTTCCGTCAGGGCAGTATCATAAAATCACTCAAAGACGTTTTTGAGTGATTTTATGATAGGAGATTTCCATGCAAATGATATTGAACACTGCGGATATCGCGGATAAACTTACCGAATGGGGCATCCGGCCGTCGGTGCAGCGTATACAAATTTATCAATACGTCTGTTCCAACCCCGTTCACCCGACGGCTGAAACGGTGTATGCGGCGCTTGCCCCCGTCATACCCACGCTTTCACGTACTACCGTATACAATACGCTGAAATTGTTTGCGGAACACGGTTTAGTCCAGACGCTGATAATAGAAGATGAAAGCGTCCGCTACGATGCGGATACGAGCGCACATCTGCACTTCAAATGTACCGAATGCGGCAACGTATTCGACATCGATTCCGATTATACTCCGCAGTCGTACGCGCAATTCGCCGCGGAATTACCCACCGGATTTACCGCGCACAAAATACAAGTCTGCGTGTGGGGAACCTGTCCCGAGTGCGAGCGGAAACGGTAAGAACGTTCCGCCGGCCTCTGAAATCGGCGTAATATCGCGTTTCAGGAACCGATATCATCGTATTTTTTTTACTCCATAAAATCCTTAACTCGGACCCGCTTTCGTTCGATAACAGTATTGTAGGAGTATATACATGCACAAAAAGGCATTATTCGTCATATGTTCAGTATCGATGTACTTGACGGTATCCATCGGATGCATATCGACATCGGAAACGAACACAAAACCGGTGCAGCCGGAGGAACAGTCGATTCAGCACATGATCCTTGCAGGCGACTCTGCCGCGGCGAAAGCCGCTTTTCAAATAGAAAACAATCCCGATGCGGCGGATGAACAGGGCAATACGGCGCTGCACGCGGCCGCACAGGTGAACGACGCGGAACTCGTCGCGTTTTTTTTGTCGGCGGGAGCTTCAGCCGAGCTGAAAAATAATGCCAGTGATACGCCGCTGCACGTCGCCATAAAAAACGACAGCCTAAAATCGGCACAGATTCTGGCAGCAACAGGCAATACGATTTTTGCCCGGGACGCGTCGGGAAAAACGGCGTTTGAACTGGGTATTCAAAAAAGCTCCGATTATTTCGATATTTTGATAACGAATCAGACGGCGAAGATCACGGACAGTAGCGGACAAACGATTATCCATTACATAGTTAAAAATCAAAATACGGCTGCGCTTGACAACGCGCTGCAGAAAAAGCTGCCGCTTTCAGCTGCCGACAACGGCGGGAACACACCGCTCGCACTCGCCCTGCACGCCCATACGAG
This sequence is a window from Treponema brennaborense DSM 12168. Protein-coding genes within it:
- a CDS encoding Fur family transcriptional regulator — its product is MQMILNTADIADKLTEWGIRPSVQRIQIYQYVCSNPVHPTAETVYAALAPVIPTLSRTTVYNTLKLFAEHGLVQTLIIEDESVRYDADTSAHLHFKCTECGNVFDIDSDYTPQSYAQFAAELPTGFTAHKIQVCVWGTCPECERKR